The genomic window TTATACCATAAGTTTTGTTGGTGGCATCAACACAACTGTTTAATTTGGAAACATCCACGCCGGCTGAAGTCAGACACGACTGAAAATCATCCTTGCCGGTAAAGCATTTCAGGTAAGAAATATATTTTGTCGGCTGTTCTTTTTGAATACAATATTGCCTGGTATTCTCTTCAATTTCTTTTAAGCCGTGCATGGCATAATCAACAAATTTTACAGTGATGTCGGCTTTATTTTTTAATAAATCCCAAGCCGGCAAATAGGCCTTTTCCATCTGCAGTCCATACGGGCAATAGGCCATAACAAACAATTCAACCTTCGGTTTGGCTGATTTGGTCACAGTCGCGGCGGCCGGAGTTTGCGGTGTCTGGTTGGTATTGGCTGTATTAGCGGCCACAACCTCATTACCGGTTCCTTTTGCTGTTGTGCTATCAGCCAATCCGCCTTTTAACATTACAGCGCCTAACACCACAAAACCAACGGTACCAAGAAGCAGAACGCCGCCGATGGCGCCAACCAGCAGAGCGCTTTTGGGCTCCAAACTGGCAAAAAATGTCTTTTTTTCGTCCATAGATAAAAATTATTTATTTATTAAAATTTTAGATGCTAGATTATTATATGCCATTTCGTAGTCAAGCGCAAGCTGTTTTTCCTTCCTTTCATCAATAACTAGATCTGCCGCTTTTAACAAACGCGGAACATAATAAACATTATACAGCTGTATCAACAAACTGAACAGGTCAGCAGTAATAATATTACGATGGCGGGTAACTAGCAAAGGAATCTCGGGGTGCAAAACTTTCCACTTCAGGATTTTTCCGGCCAGGCCAAATAGCGGCGTGTGTAAATGAACAATATCAAATTTTTCTAAGGATGAAATTATGTCACTGACATTTTCAGTACCGGCCAAGCTGTGCGATGAAGCAACTTTTTGAACCTCACGCTCCATTCTTCGGGAAGTGTTTCCGTACTGCAAAGTAACCGCTTCAGTTTCAATTCCCAACTTATATAAGTCCTCCACCAGCTTAAAGGCCTCTGATTTTATCTGATCAAAGTACTCAAAGGCGGCGGGAATTATATGGATGACTTTCATGTTTAACTAAAGTTTCTTCATTGTTATGTG from Patescibacteria group bacterium includes these protein-coding regions:
- a CDS encoding glycosyltransferase, which produces MKVIHIIPAAFEYFDQIKSEAFKLVEDLYKLGIETEAVTLQYGNTSRRMEREVQKVASSHSLAGTENVSDIISSLEKFDIVHLHTPLFGLAGKILKWKVLHPEIPLLVTRHRNIITADLFSLLIQLYNVYYVPRLLKAADLVIDERKEKQLALDYEMAYNNLASKILINK